In Tubulanus polymorphus chromosome 2, tnTubPoly1.2, whole genome shotgun sequence, a single window of DNA contains:
- the LOC141900605 gene encoding uncharacterized protein LOC141900605 isoform X1, protein MDCAMHFNGLLVFIAYLSILKMTTVSTGNLTTTKEPVVETHQNNTTTDENLSSNEIANVTSLKPHKATQSPSSTISTRSSIAQSTSAKISRSSTVSTSSRPRSTHFSVTSISSSITTHSNIPTSLKSTTVSPSNSTVPMVDTGVHIFTVLAYGCSIGLGAVLLISVLVLACFARKKNKSQGNRTIGNTDIAGVRRRNPILDLDRIAKVCISQRSAVINESTSSTSMACIPPSPQPWDYDSPVRALVSSSDRSSSLPRRNHHNSSHSSTNTNRYVNPIYQLDCSDEEDNAVCVAHDGTIYLRLGSLTSEPKIVLGDSSGDYAEIDFTRPGPSLPLTEPWHIGSIKES, encoded by the exons ATGGACTGCGCGATGCATTTTAACGGTCTTTTAGTTTTCATCGCCTACCTTTCGATTCTTAAAATGACCACAGTATCAACAG GCAACTTAACGACAACCAAAGAACCTGTGGTTGAAACTCATCAGAATAATACAACAACGGATGAAAACTTATCTTCGAATGAAATAGCGAATGTGACTAGTCTAAAACCCCATAAAGCCACTCAGTCTCCTAGCTCTACCATATCGACAAGGTCATCTATCGCACAATCAACGTCCGCTAAAATCAGCAGATCTTCAACCGTGAGCACATCTTCTAGGCCACGTTCTACGCACTTTTCCGTGACATCAATTTCGTCGTCCATAACTACTCATAGTAATATACCCACGTCGTTAAAATCTACAACAGTTAGTCCTTCAAACAGTACAGTTCCAATGGTAGACACGGGTGTGCACATTTTTACGGTTCTCGCTTATGGATGCAGTATTGGACTAGGCGCGGTGTTGTTAATAAGTGTATTGGTCTTAGCATGCTTTGCTCGAAAAAAGA aCAAATCCCAGGGAAACCGAACTATAGGGAATACAGATATTGCAGGAGTTAGGCGAAGAAATCCTATTCTCGACCTAGACAGAATAGCCAAAGTATGTATATCG CAAAGGTCGGCAGTCATAAACGAGTCAACTTCGTCAACGTCGATGGCCTGCATCCCGCCGAGCCCGCAGCCATGGGACTACGATTCGCCGGTGCGTGCTCTAGTCAGCTCATCTGATAGGTCGTCGAGCCTGCCTCGGCGGAATCATCACAATTCCTCGCACTCTAGTACAAATACTAACCGCTACGTTAACCCGATCTATCAACTCGACTGCTCGGACGAAGAAGATAATGCCGTG TGTGTCGCACATGATGGAACTATCTACCTTAGACTCGGTTCGTTAACGTCTGAACCGAAAATAGTGTTAGGCGATAGCAGCGGAGATTATGCCGAAATAGACTTTACAAGACCGGGACCAAGCCTGCCGTTGACTGAACCCTGGCATATTGGCAGTATTAAAGAGAGTTAa
- the LOC141900606 gene encoding annexin A4-like — protein MLSATNADNEIVNSACSKIHDNLPGFWRNVIPLSDCMCPNTSIIEVFTQSDGALRKEIRRAYKTIYGRRLPNEIVNALSGYYKEAVVGLCYEPREYDAYQIRDALTACCTDHRCLIQIFASRTNEEMSEITEFYNKKFNTDLMDDVSDKTGGDLGRLLFSLANADREDEESPIDQIIVEEDLKRLYNDGDGPDVITFHAVFCRRSMAHLKVVFEDYHKSFSMTIEDMIDENASGGFRDGLMAISQCVDSRTRYFSGVLHRSMNGLGTDERTLTRTLISRSEIDLQSIRALFDSTYNDTLFNYIRDDTSGNYRRLLLRLLDAKTAEADGY, from the exons ATGTTGTCG GCAACGAACGCGGATAATGAAATAGTTAATAGCGCGTGTTCGAAAATACACGATAATCTACCAGGATTTTGGC GAAACGTAATACCGTTAAGTGATTGCATGTGTCCAAATACTTCAATCATTGAAGTATTCACTCAAAGCGATGGCGCGCTACGTAAAGAAATACGAAGGGCGTACAAGACCATCTACGGAAGG CGATTGCCGAATGAGATAGTTAATGCATTAAGTGGATATTACAAGGAAGCTGTAGTAGGGCTGTGTTACGAACCACGGGAATATGATGCCTATCAAATTCGAGACGCACTTACG GCCTGTTGTACTGACCACAGGTGTTTGATTCAAATCTTCGCCAGTAGAACGAATGAGGAAATGAGCGAAATAACCGAATTCTACAACAAGA AATTCAACACCGATCTTATGGATGACGTAAGTGACAAAACTGGTGGTGACCTTGGTCGTCTTCTGTTTTCGCTGGCTAATGCAGATCGTGAAGATGAGGAATCTCCTATTGACCAGATCATAGTTGAGGAGGATCTTAAGAGACTTTATAAT GATGGCGATGGTCCAGATGTCATAACATTTCACGCTGTATTCTGTCGTAGAAGTATGGCCCATCTGAAGGTTGTGTTTGAGGATTACCACAAATCGTTTAGCATGACAATTGAGGATATGATTGATGAAAATGCATCTGGGGGCTTTAGAGATGGCCTCATGGCgatat CCCAATGTGTTGACAGCCGAACGAGATACTTCAGCGGCGTATTGCATAGGTCAATGAACGGTTTGGGAACTGATGAAAGAACGTTGACTAGAACATTGATCTCCAGAAGTGAG ATCGATCTACAGAGTATAAGAGCATTATTTGACAGCACCTACAACGATACGTTATTCAACTATATCAGAGATGACACTTCCGGTAATTATAGACGACTGCTGTTAAGATTACTGGATGCCAAAACGGCTGAAGCTGACGGTTACTGA
- the LOC141900605 gene encoding uncharacterized protein LOC141900605 isoform X2, with translation MDCAMHFNGLLVFIAYLSILKMTTVSTGNLTTTKEPVVETHQNNTTTDENLSSNEIANVTSLKPHKATQSPSSTISTRSSIAQSTSAKISRSSTVSTSSRPRSTHFSVTSISSSITTHSNIPTSLKSTTVSPSNSTVPMVDTGVHIFTVLAYGCSIGLGAVLLISVLVLACFARKKNKSQGNRTIGNTDIAGVRRRNPILDLDRIAKQRSAVINESTSSTSMACIPPSPQPWDYDSPVRALVSSSDRSSSLPRRNHHNSSHSSTNTNRYVNPIYQLDCSDEEDNAVCVAHDGTIYLRLGSLTSEPKIVLGDSSGDYAEIDFTRPGPSLPLTEPWHIGSIKES, from the exons ATGGACTGCGCGATGCATTTTAACGGTCTTTTAGTTTTCATCGCCTACCTTTCGATTCTTAAAATGACCACAGTATCAACAG GCAACTTAACGACAACCAAAGAACCTGTGGTTGAAACTCATCAGAATAATACAACAACGGATGAAAACTTATCTTCGAATGAAATAGCGAATGTGACTAGTCTAAAACCCCATAAAGCCACTCAGTCTCCTAGCTCTACCATATCGACAAGGTCATCTATCGCACAATCAACGTCCGCTAAAATCAGCAGATCTTCAACCGTGAGCACATCTTCTAGGCCACGTTCTACGCACTTTTCCGTGACATCAATTTCGTCGTCCATAACTACTCATAGTAATATACCCACGTCGTTAAAATCTACAACAGTTAGTCCTTCAAACAGTACAGTTCCAATGGTAGACACGGGTGTGCACATTTTTACGGTTCTCGCTTATGGATGCAGTATTGGACTAGGCGCGGTGTTGTTAATAAGTGTATTGGTCTTAGCATGCTTTGCTCGAAAAAAGA aCAAATCCCAGGGAAACCGAACTATAGGGAATACAGATATTGCAGGAGTTAGGCGAAGAAATCCTATTCTCGACCTAGACAGAATAGCCAAA CAAAGGTCGGCAGTCATAAACGAGTCAACTTCGTCAACGTCGATGGCCTGCATCCCGCCGAGCCCGCAGCCATGGGACTACGATTCGCCGGTGCGTGCTCTAGTCAGCTCATCTGATAGGTCGTCGAGCCTGCCTCGGCGGAATCATCACAATTCCTCGCACTCTAGTACAAATACTAACCGCTACGTTAACCCGATCTATCAACTCGACTGCTCGGACGAAGAAGATAATGCCGTG TGTGTCGCACATGATGGAACTATCTACCTTAGACTCGGTTCGTTAACGTCTGAACCGAAAATAGTGTTAGGCGATAGCAGCGGAGATTATGCCGAAATAGACTTTACAAGACCGGGACCAAGCCTGCCGTTGACTGAACCCTGGCATATTGGCAGTATTAAAGAGAGTTAa
- the LOC141900602 gene encoding TPR repeat-containing protein DDB_G0287407-like, which produces MPKFSLDVSHVHVFVTSYSGDFHAERQVVFNQILPELRAWIESRGMLLQEYDIRWGDGGKTQDPSLMAKTSKVIQDLYFHNLMPYFINITSCTLELVPLWGDHEESVVKHYQEGMNVSDVDLDLLYGAYREDNDNVLFIVREDKFLEYLTSEDRDTSHYITNQTLKQRLKGKVVTPSLEKFQDKVKKFGYEVTEAETFRVDDTFREQIMEFFRSKMNFKSNPVTESVQTPCELARQLHENFMRSKSALIKGRDDILSQIEDYIVKGEKDVPLLLLGGAGSGKSSIMSKIVDTTMNKAKDRRLPGVGAQVWRVFYHFVGAIPGSTDLERMLKRFLREMDIVTESSMPKDLLGACQMCCHYLANPASPPTVLFIEDVNQFTDGKDGVQLSWLPRKLGPNMRCVLSMIHDSLHHKMLVARETKPQELQISPLDINSRKEIITEMLSRYHRVLTLPQLTTLLRKQSSENPLWLSFACEELRLVEDTQDLTEKIESLPEGLLNLLEEVLSRFESEPDGHLIQATLCLLEASAAGLLECELVSILSADRNLMPPSPYEEKDELECSEKEKSQSSQNEAHIEKRWVSVFQSIKPFVRPYGDGSDGRIDFHHRAVSKAVRTKYFRQGSCDEDDISVNTHYWWHSKLADFFENVKNIDRKVEEYPHQLKKLGDTGRLARCLTDWSVFDKLYNEEFSAQLLLYWREVGESEDLVTNYTDALKQLETSPSQDLSIVALRYQHVARIYLQAGKYSHSLELARDALKLEEQELGRRSERMVELFSLMAEIYDEKLKLNDFVSPTQLPDLKKTISFNRQSIAIRKTLSGDYHKFKLGMSLMKLAFSLESWEACGADETLTGADALKEGNEHIKTALHIFKELNDEGHYAEALMTKGVLATRGSKEQLEYYNEAMDICMQLYGENHILVSRLYINIGIVYEDNKNFRKAYEYFKKWAQVSEIVLGPSHPKTLRAKGVLKEERYRRIAQQLGESSEPPADNYYSNIPDTSAENNPVIILDGMQEIEEDEDEDYWWSNSDDEGNDDEDDDADIDYMDELYYGDLDADGPLGEFPSDEDGIEEPTVYTGTSSDNSPNTPNSPGQPQLDNQNNDNSIS; this is translated from the exons ATGCCGAAATTTAGCCTCGATGTttcacatgtacatgtattcgTCACGTCATACAGTGGTGACTTCCATGCTGAAAGACAAGTCGTATTCAACCAG ATTTTGCCAGAATTACGAGCATGGATAGAAAGTCGGGGTATGTTGCTGCAGGAATATGACATCAGATGG GGTGATGGAGGAAAGACCCAAGATCCTTCGTTAATGGCTAAAACATCAAAGGTTATCCAAGACCTATACTTCCACAATCTGATGccatatttcattaatattaCGAG TTGCACCTTGGAACTCGTACCATTGTGGGGAGATCATGAGGAATCCGTAGTAAAACATTACCAGGAGGGTATGAATGTGTCTGATGTTGATTTAGATTTGTTGTATGGTGCATATCGTGAAGACAATGATAATG tgTTGTTCATTGTTAGAGAGGATAAGTTTCTTGAATATTTAACTTCTGAGGATCGCGATACGAGTCATTACATAACCAACCAAACGTTAAAACAGCGATTAAAAGGAAAGGTCGTTACGCCATCTTTAGAAAAGTTTCAG GATAAAGTGAAGAAATTTGGTTATGAAGTCACAGAGGCTGAAACATTTCGAGTTGATGACACTTTCAGAGAGCAG ATAATGGAATTTTTCCGCTCTAAGATGAATTTTAAGTCTAACCCGGTCACCGAGTCAGTGCAAACTCCATGCGAGTTAGCTCGTCAGCTTCATGAAAATTTCATGCGAAGTAAAAGCGCTCTAATAAAGGGACGCGATGATATTTTGTCACAG ATCGAAGATTATATCGTGAAAGGTGAAAAAGATGTTCCATTGCTTCTTCTGGGAGGGGCAGGATCCGGGAAATCGTCAATCATGTCTAAGATCGTTGATACTACTATGAACAAAGCTAAAGATCGTCGATTACCAGG GGTCGGTGCACAAGTATGGCgtgtattttatcattttgtcGGTGCCATTCCGGGATCGACCGACCTTGAACGAATGCTGAAACGTTTTCTACGCGAAATGGATATTGTAACC GAATCTTCTATGCCGAAAGATTTGTTAGGTGCTTGTCAGATGTGCTGCCATTATTTGGCTAATCCAGCTTCACCTCCTACTGTTCTATTCATAGAAGATGTTAATCAg TTCACCGATGGTAAAGACGGGGTTCAGTTGAGCTGGTTACCAAGGAAGCTGGGTCCGAACATGCGCTGCGTGTTGTCTATGATTCATGATTCGCTGCACCATAAAATGCTTGTGGCGCGAGAAACAAAACCACAAGAACTACAGATATCACCTCTCGATATTAATTCCCGAAAG GAAATAATAACAGAAATGTTAAGTCGTTACCACCGTGTATTGACCTTACCACAACTGACTACATTATTACGCAAGCAATCATCGGAGAATCCACTTTGGCTTTCATTTGCTTGCGAGGAACTTCGACTAGTTGAAGATACACAAGACCTGACTGAAAAGATTGAAAGTCTTCCCGAAGGTCTTCTGAA TTTGTTGGAAGAGGTTTTGTCACGATTTGAAAGTGAGCCTGATGGACACTTAATCCAAGCAACACTTTGTTTGCTGGAAGCGTCTGCAGCAGGCCTTCTCGAATGTGAACTTGTCAGTATCCTCTCGGCTGATAGAAATTTGATGCCTCCTTCACCATACGAAGAAAAAG ATGAGCTGGAATGCTCTGAAAAGGAAAAGTCCCAGTCTTCTCAGAACGAAGCTCACATTGAGAAACGTTGGGTATCTGTGTTTCAAAGTATAAAACCATTCGTGCGCCCATACGGGGATGGCAGTGATGGACGCATTGACTTTCATCACCGCGCTGTCAGTAAAGCTGTTCGCACAAA ATATTTTAGACAAGGCTCATGTGATGAAGATGACATATCGGTCAATACGCATTATTGGTGGCATAGCAAGTTGGCTGATTTCTTTGAGAATGTTAAAAATATTGACAGAAAAGTTGAA GAATATCCACATCAGTTGAAAAAATTAGGTGACACCGGTCGTTTGGCTCGCTGTCTAACAGATTGGAGTGTGTTTGACAAACTCTACAATGAAGAGTTTAGTGCTCAACTACTGTTATATTGGAGAGAG GTTGGTGAATCCGAGGATCTTGTCACTAATTACACCGATGCATTAAAACAGCTGGAGACCTCCCCTAGTCAAGATTTATCTATTGTTGCTTTGAGATATCAGCATGTTGCAAGAATTTA TTTGCAAGCTGGTAAATACAGTCATTCCCTTGAGTTGGCACGTGATGCCCTCAAACTGGAAGAGCAAGAATTAGGCCGTCGTTCAGAACGTATGGTTGAATTGTTCAGTCTTATGGCAGAAATCTATGATGAA aaattgaaattgaatgattTTGTATCACCGACTCAGCTACCCGACCTGAAGAAGACTATATCATTCAATCGACAGTCCATTGCGATTAGGAAGACTCTATCTGGTGACTACCACAAG TTCAAACTCGGAATGAGCTTGATGAAGTTAGCATTCAGTTTAGAAAGTTGGGAGGCGTGTGGTGCAGATGAAACTTTGACAGGTGCTGATGCTCTCAAAGAAGGCAATGAACACATCAAAACAGCTTTGCATATATTCAAGGAATTGAACGACGAAGGCCATTATGCCGAGGCATTGATGACGAAGGGTGTTTTGGCAACCCGAGGAAGCAAGGAACAATTAGAG tattATAATGAAGCAATGGATATCTGTATGCAGCTATACGGTGAAAATCACATTCTAGTGTCAcgtttatatataaatattggtATCGTGTACGAGGacaacaaaaactttcgaaaagcatatgaatatttcaaaaaatggGCGCAAGTTAGCGAAATCGTGTTGGGCCCTTCGCATCCGAAGACTCTACGCGCGAAAGGCGTTCTGAAAGAGGAGCGATATCGCCGGATAGCGCAGCAACTCGGGGAGTCGTCTGAGCCACCCGCTGACAATTACTATTCAAACATACCAGATACATCCGCCGAGAATAATCCCGTGATCATACTCGACGGGATGCAAGAAATCGAGGAGGATGAAGATGAAGATTACTGGTGGAGTAACAGCGACGATGAAGGgaatgatgatgaagatgacgatGCCGATATTGATTATATGGATGAACTTTATTACGGAGATTTAGATGCGGACGGACCGCTCGGTGAATTCCCGTCTGACGAGGACGGTATTGAGGAGCCGACTGTTTATACGGGTACTAGTAGTGATAATAGTCCCAACACTCCTAATAGTCCCGGTCAACCTCAACTGGACAATCAAAACAATGACAATTCTATATCGTAA
- the LOC141900603 gene encoding cytochrome P450 2B4-like, protein MIRSAVLKTPLIIQSFQLTPASVHIYRGQGEQHALCNRTTQAGNEVEMFDEDLIIAVNSLYLQMIFRIVCLCALVGLAFYLAYISQDRSRYQYPPGPFSWPIIGNLATIARRPVEMYLVIEDIRRVHGNIFSLYFGNKLAVFINGNAAVKDALVDHGHMFSTRPKSAMRIWGKLFKRKGLGMLRGKELETVKRATKSALRNLSYGSAFFNERMNVEMSALKNEIEKKAGQPFMINDLALKSLANVICSITLGKRFDYEDKQFNQLISLVFKFLNFLHVDLFENYIPVLGFVNPFSKTNILMKVLQDTDDIITQFIEDHKATFDACKVRDFIDVFLLRQKTDADNQVFSDETLKTMIHSLFMAGIESTQVALRWFCLYMLHYPDTQARCQVEIDQVIGQDRPPKITHRDGMPYMQATIHELLRHCNIAPLGAPHAANEDVIFHGFYIPKDTMVFFNFYGIHMDEKLWPDAHAFKPERWLNEQGNFVKSNKGFLPFSMGPRYCLGDQLAKRELFLMFTSLLQCFKLDVPDHIELPPLKGIQRLSLGPQDYLMRAIQR, encoded by the exons ATGATTCGTTCGGCTGTTTTGAAAACGCCACTTATTATCCAATCGTTTCAATTAACACCTGCAAGCGTGCATATATATCGTGGGCAAGGCGAGCAACATGCACTCTGTAATCGAACCACGCAAGCTGGAAACGAG GTCGAGATGTTCGACGAAGATTTAATCATTGCAGTCAATTCACTTTACCTACAAATGATATTTCGAATAGTTTGTTTGTGTGCATTGGTTGGATTAGCATTCTATCTAGCCTACATCAGTCAGGATCGCAGCCGGTATCAGTACCCACCAGGACCATTCTCCTGGCCAATCATCGGTAACCTCGCTACGATAGCCCGGCGGCCCGTGGAAATGTATCTCGTCATTGAAGACATCCGTCGAGTTCATGGCAACATATTCTCGCTATATTTCGGAAACAAACTGGCTGTGTTTATAAACGGTAACGCCGCTGTCAAAGATGCCCTAGTAGACCATGGCCACATGTTCAGCACCAGGCCCAAATCAGCAATGCGCATATGGGGAAAATTGTTCAAACGAAAAG GCTTGGGCATGTTACGAGGCAAAGAATTAGAAACAGTAAAGAGAGCAACAAAATCTGCGCTTCGAAACCTCAGTTACGGTTCCGCCTTCTTCAACGAACGGATGAACGTCGAAATGAGTGctctaaaaaatgaaattgaaaagaagGCTGGTCAACCTTTCATGATCAATGATCTCGCTTTGAAATCGTTGGCGAATGTTATTTGTTCCATAACGCTAGGGAAAAG ATTTGATTATGAAGATAAACAGTTCAATCAGCTTATCTCGTTAGTTTTCAAGTTCCTAAATTTTCTACACGTAGACCTGTTCGAGAATTACATACCTGTCCTGGGTTTTGTGAACCCATTTTCAAAG acaaatattttgatgaaagtTCTTCAAGATACGGATGATATAATCACCCAATTCATAGAAGATCACAAGGCAACATTCGACGCATGTAAAGTTCGTGATTTCATCGATGTGTTTCTCCTACGTCAGAAGACAGACGCAGATAATCAAGTATTTTCGG atGAAACCTTAAAAACTATGATACATAGTTTGTTCATGGCGGGAATAGAAAGCACTCAAGTTGCCCTACGATGGTTCTGTTTATATATGCTGCATTATCCCGACACCCAGGCCAGGTGTCAGGTCGAAATTGACCAG GTTATTGGACAAGATCGCCCACCGAAAATTACGCATAGAGATGGAATGCCTTATATGCAGGCAACAATACACGAACTACTCCGACACTGCAACATAG CCCCACTCGGAGCACCACATGCAGCCAACGAAGATGTCATATTTCACGGTTTCTACATTCCAAAAGACACGATGGTTTTCTTCAACTTTTACGGTATCCACATGGATGAAAAACTGTGGCCCGATGCGCATGCGTTCAAACCCGAGCGATGGCTCAACGAGCAGGGAAATTTCGTCAAATCAAACAAGGGTTTTCTTCCATTTTCAATGG GGCCAAGGTATTGTCTCGGTGATCAGTTGGCAAAACGTGAACTTTTCCTTATGTTTACGAGTTTGTTACAGTGTTTCAAATTGGATGTACCGGATCACATAGAACTTCCACCATTAAAGGGGATTCAACGACTCAGTTTAGGTCCTCAGGACTATTTGATGCGAGCAATTCAACGTTGA
- the LOC141900604 gene encoding equilibrative nucleobase transporter 1-like — protein sequence MGTCRAVCAIIFCTLETILISGMIFGWDFVLPLFQKDSIFINKNYCPSGTSKGVAYNAPVAVPNSNSTSATSNSAYLQFYGVEYFCQREAEEYDLVYMLSLFMPYVLILVIGVLYDYLGTRIIRIVAIILFIAGCMLISYTTSDTDVLLFIGMPFISAGGGLILLTNLQICNWFFPQRSMVISWFIGCFCSSCGMFLLINTLECSFTEITTRYLFWGLAVLAIIPIITTLAILPLHHITEGQGSLEQFGSSDTHIRMNSKKIYRQSRLEGLTMDPDDSGDLDERRSSAAVSIVIDKDTYCKVSCNATYIIHVFWFAVMQLQYWWMYSRSREEIYGIDEKKNPTAVFLTYRYELFHYAPIAMIPVPLIFVGVIMDARRYAIGKSYPDSETIHVRAALIPVILVTIIAVTLACFVFAPWPEVKYALDALIILHKPLVLATSACFIFQVFPEEFFGRLVGVAMMVGGVFGVNYYTLDILHETVVSKESIHWINVGIAILVGFSIAHPIHLIARGKQLERETERRTMNVIWATDNVTYQTMESMKNNGSKNNWKSTEL from the exons ATGGGGACGTGTCGAGCAGTCTGTGCAATCATATTCTGTACTCTGGAAACTATTCTAATCTCTGGAATGATTTTCGGCTGGGATTTTGTACTCCCGTTATTCCAAAAGGACTCCATATTTATCAATAAGAATTACTGCCCCAGTGGCACGAGCAAAGGAGTAGCTTATAATGCACCGGTGGCAGTCCCAAATAGTAATTCCACCTCTGCAACAAGTAACAGCGCGTATTTGCAGTTCTACGGAGTTGAATACTTCTGTCAGAGAGAAGCCGAGGAGTACGATTTAGTCTATATGTTGTCTCTTTTCATGCCGTATGTTCTAATTCTTGTAATCGGGGTTCTCTATGATTACCTGGGCACACGAATCATTCGCATCGTAGCAAT TATTTTGTTTATTGCTGGTTGTATGCTTATATCATATACGACGTCAG ACACGGATGTACTGTTGTTTATTGGAATGCCCTTTATTTCGGCTGGCGGAGGGTTGATACTGTTGACGAACCTCCAAATATGTAATTGGTTTTTCCCCCAGAGGAGCATGGTAATAAGCTGGTTTATCGGCTGCTTTTGCTCCAGTTGTGGAATGTTCTTACTGATAAAC ACGCTAGAATGTTCATTCACTGAAATCACTACCCGATATCTGTTTTGGGGACTAGCTGTATTGGCAATAATTCCTATCATTACAACGCTTGCCATCTTGCCATTGCACCATATCACAGAGGGTCAAGGCAGTCTAGAACAATTCGGCAGTTCTGACACGCACATCAGAatgaattcgaaaaaaatctaTCGACAATCGCGATTAGAAGGGCTGACTATGGACCCGGATGATTCAGGGGATCTGGACGAAAGGCGTTCCTCTGCAGCTGTCAGCATCGTCATTGATAAAGATACGTATTGTAAGGTATCATGCAACGCTACCtatattatacatgtattttggtTTGCCGTTATGCAGTTACAGTACTGGTGGATGTATAGCAGAAGTCGCGAAGAGATATACGGTattgacgaaaaaaaaaatcctacAG CAGTCTTCTTGACTTATCGGTATGAGCTATTTCATTACGCTCCGATAGCAATGATACCTGTGCCGTTAATTTTTGTCGGTGTAATCATGGATGCAAGACGATACGCCATTGGAaaatcatatcctgata GTGAAACGATTCACGTTAGAGCAGCTCTAATTCCCGTTATCCTGGTGACGATAATTGCAGTGACATTAGCATGTTTTGTGTTTGCTCCGTGGCCAGAAGTTAAGTACGCTTTGGACGCGCTGATCATACTTCACAAACCGCTAGTTTTAGCAACATCGGCTTGTTTCATCTTCCAAGT ATTTCCGGAGGAGTTTTTTGGTCGCCTCGTCGGCGTTGCTATGATGGTTGGCGGAGTCTTCGGTGTCAATTATTACACGCTCGATATACTCCATGAAACTGTCGTATCAAAAGAAAGCATCCATTGG ATTAATGTCGGTATTGCTATTCTAGTAGGGTTTTCTATTGCTCATCCCATCCACTTGATCGCAAGAGGAAAACAACTTGAAAGGGAAACGGAACGCAGGACGATGAACGTAATATGGGCAACGGACAACGTCACCTACCAGACGATGGAGAGTATGAAGAATAACGGCTCGAAAAACAATTGGAAATCAACAGAACTATGA